TCGTCGAAGAGGTGGACGGGAAGCTGGAACTTCTTCCGCAGCTCTTCGGCAAACTCCGCCACCTTTTGCGACTGGCGGCCTTCTTCGCCGCTCATGCGCAGCGGATTGCCCAGCACGATCTCCTGCACCTGGTATTCACGCAGCACGCGCTCCAGGCGGGCAAAGTCGCTGCGCTTGTTCTTGCGCTCGAGCGTGTCAATTCCCTGCGCGGTAATCCCCAGCAGATCAGACACCGCCAGCCCCATGCGGCGCAAGCCGAAATCAATGGCCAGGATGCGTCCGGGAGAAGGCATGATGGGATTATACGGGGCGTTGGAGTTTGGCAGATGCGGGGTGATCTGGCCAGGAACTTGTCGTCAAAGCTCATCTTCTTATGATGCAGGGGCGGGTTGCGGATGCATTTGTGTCACCGCCTGCAGATTTGAAGCGCTGATTGCGAATGTGCTGAAGCTCTCACTCCAGCGATTAGGCTTCTCTTAGGATCGCTCTCCATGCGCTTGATGAAATGCAATGCTACTATTTCACGCCGACGATAAGACTTCTCTAAGCACTCTATCCATTCAATGGGCCAAATGCTAACTGATGATAGTTTGCTATGTAAATCATTTTTCACATCAACCATAAGACTTCTCTTATGAACTACTCTTGCCGTTTAGATAAGACTAATCTCATCCTATTTTGGAACTAGCTCAACATAGATTTCATAACTTCTCACACCAATAGGTGACTATCATCACAGTGTAGTTACACCTCGCTAGTTAGTGTGTAGCTCAACACGGTGCGCGTGAAGAAGAATTTCCCGCGCAAGTTCGACAAGTAATCTTTCACCCCTCGTTGTAAGTGATGACGCCGTCTCCATTCAGATTGGCCCTCAGTTCGACGCGGTTTGACAACGATCATGACAGCCGTCTGGCCCGCGAGCCTGAAGATGGCCCAAAGAACCAGCAAGAATTCGGTTCTAAATTTGGGACTCATTTTTTGCGCAGGCAGGGAGAAGACATTCAGCGAGAAGCCTTGGTCCTTCTGTTCAGGCAAGGCCAGCCGGTTGCGAAACTAGAGCTCGAGATCCTCGAGCAAAGAAAGGAATACCATGCTGTTCACATCCAAAAAGTCTCTCATAGGCCGGATCATTTCCGGCAGCCTGCGCCTTGTGTTTTTCAGCCTGCTTGCAGCAGCCTTCATTTCCAGCGCGGCCTTCGCGCAGGATGTAGTGCCCACACCCATTATCGACTGCGGCACGGTGATCACCCAGCCAGGACTATACATTCTGGCCAACGACCTGAATTGCGGCGCCCCTGTGGCCCCCACGACAAACGGGCCAAGTGCTCTAAGCACCGTGTTGTCGCAGGTCCCCAGCACTTTGTTTGGCAGGACGGCGCCCACGGCAAATCCTCCTGCTACGGTAGACGGTATTGACATCGTTGCCGACCATGTGACGCTGTTGCTCAACGGCCACACGATTTCCGGCGATGGCAATAACACTGCCATCGGCATCTCCGTTGGGGTCTTCTTAGGCGATCAAGGGAACTCCCACGTAGCCATTAATGGGCCGGGAACGATTACCGGCTTCTTCTTGGGCGTGGCGTTTAACCTGACCTCCCATTCCTCAGTCAAGGATGTGACTCTCATAGGCGCTGGCGCCGAGGAATTCTTGTCCTTTGGGATTGTGACCATCGGCGGCTCGAATGCGAACTGTAGTGACCCGACGACCTGTCCATCCTTTAATCATTTTGAGGGAAACAATGCCAGCGGCTATTTTGCCGGGTTCCTGGCAGTTGGCAATGGCAACACGTTCCGCGACAACACCGCCAGCAACAATCTTGACGGCATCCTGATCGGCGGCACGAGCAATGATGTGCGGTTCAACACCGCCAACAACAACTTCGACGTGGGAATCGGCATCGGCTTCATCGAGAACAGCACCAACAACAGCATTTTCTTAAACACGGCACTGAACAATGGGAATTTTGACCTGGCAGACACCAACGCCAATTGCGACAGCAACACGTGGAAGCACAACACCTTTGGCACGGCCAATGAAACCTGCATTCACTAAAGACGCCAGCATGCTGATGTTTTCTTGAAGCAGCACTGCTAAACTGGGGCGCTCCGCAAAAGGAGCGCCCTGACCTAAAGGCTTTGTTGTATTGCTGCTAATTGCTAACCGCTGACTGCTGATTGCTGATTGCTGACTGCTTCTTCCGCCTTCAACCGGCAACGCTCCAGCGTCTCCTGCATCTGCTGGTGAAATGCGGCCATCTGCTCGTCGCTAGCGTCGGGCGGAACAATGATCGGGCTGCTGGCAAAAAACATCGCCCGCGAGAACGGTTTGGGAATCATCATCCGGTCCCAGGATTTCAAGATCCACGCACGCTCCAGGGCAATATAAAAACACCCGATCGGCGTGCCGGTTTTTTTGGCCAGCAACACCGGGCCGGGCTTGGCCACGTATCTTGGCCCGCGCGGACCATCAATGGTAAAGGCCACCGTATGTCCCTGCTCCAATTGGCGGCGCATCCCCATCAGCGCGCCCACCGCGCCCCGCGAGCTGGATCCCCGCACCGCTCTGAATCCCAGCTTGTGGATGATGCGGGCGATGTATTCGCCGTCATAGCTGCGGCTGGTCATCACCGCGATCTTCTGGTTGCGGAAACGATACGCCGCCGGAATCACGCAGCGATGCCAGAAGCTCCAGATGGAGAGCGCTGTTGGCCCGTGGTCGTTCGCCAGACAGCCTGGCTCGGGAATGAACGTGTAGCGCAGTGTAGGTCCAACCAGCCGGATCAGCAGGTAGCCCACCCAGGTGATCAGAAACAGGGACAGGCGTTCGCGCCAAGAAAAAGAGCGAGTAGCATTCTCGCTCCTGATTTCTTGTTCAGCGGTCTGGGCCACAGGTTCCATCAGAAGTGATTTTACCTGCGGCAATTCCCGGCTACGCGTATTTGATCCACTTCAAGATTTCCGGCAGCGTGGGCTTCTTGCCGTACATGAGGATGCCGACGCGGTAGATGCGTCCGCAGAGCCAGGCGCATCCGAATACCGCGGCCACCAGCAGCGCAATGGACAGGGCAATCTCCCACGTATGCGGCGGCTGCAGAGCAAGCCGCGTCAGCATGATCAGGGGAGAAGTAAAGGGAAACAGCGACGCCCAAAACGCCAGCGGGCTGGACGGGTACTGGATGATGTTGACCATGATGATGACGGCAAGGATCAACGGCATCATCACCACAATCTGCAGTTGCTGGGCTTCCTGTTCGGAATTCACCATGGCGCCAATGGCCGCGCACAAGGTGCTATAGAGGGCAAAGCCAAGAAGGAAATACACGGCAAAATAAACGAGCAGCTTGGTACTGAGCACACCGCTGAACGTGCCAGCTGAACTGGCAACCAGCAGCGGCAACGCGCCCGCTACCACGGACCAAATGCCGACTTGGGTAAGCCCCACGGCGCTGACGCCCAGGATCTTGCCGGTCATCATCTGCTGCGACGTGGCGGTGGAAAGCATGACTTCCATCACGCGGGACGTTTTTTCTTCCAAGATAGCGCGCATCACGTTGACGCCATACAGCAGGATGGTCATATACAGCACCATCACCAGGGCCAGCACGGTCAGGAACAGCTTCTGCGGATCGGGTTTGTCTTTGCCTTCAGGACTAATGGCCGCAAGGTCCACCGGCTTCAGGGCATTCTGGATGTCAGCGTCCGTGAGGCCTTTGCCCTTGAGCATTTGCCGGCGCACGCCGACGCTGATGGCCCGCTCCAGGATGGAAGTATCAATGAAGCTGGAAACGTTCAGCGTAATGTAGTCAAACTTCCGGGAAGCCAGCGCTTCATCGCTGGCCCAGATAACGCCATCCAGTTGCTTGGCCTTCACTTTCTCTGTGAAGGCGCGGCGGGACGCGTCGGAGACGTCCGTCTCTACCGTAACGTCGTAGTGCGTGGTGGTCAACGGACCGCGCTGGCCACCTGGCATATCCGCCTCTTTTTTCGGCTTGTTGAGGTCCAGGAGTTCCTCGCGCAGGATCGCGCCGGTCTGCGGGTCGGCGGTTACCAGAACAATCTTCTTGGTTCCGCCCGAGGACCGGGTGGCGATCAGAGACGGCACAACCGAAACGCCAATCATCAGCGCGGGGATCAGGATGGTCATGATCAGGAACGACTTGGCGCGGACCCGCTCCAGGTATTCGCGCTTGGCGATAATCCAAACATTACGCATCGGTCTTCCCCACCACTTCTTTGAAGATTTCTTCCATGGACGGTTCCATCAGCTCAAAGCGGTTGACGCGCACGCGCTCCAAGGCCAGCCGCAACAGGTCCTGGGGATCAGCCCCAGGCGCCAGCTTCACTTCCACGTAGTTACCGTAGTCGTCGCAAGAGGCGACGAGCGCTTTGTTTTGCAGAAAGCCCCCGCCGCCTTCGTACTGGATCTGGACGTTGCGCTTGCCGTAGCGCGACTTCACTTCCTTCAGCTCCCCTTGCAGAACCGGCCGGCCTTTATCGATGAGGCAAATGCTGTCACAGAGCCGTTCCACCTGGTCCATGCGGTGGGTGGAAAACAGAATGGTCTTGCCGCTCTTCTTCAGGTCCATCAGCACATCTTTGAGCAAGCCGGCATTGACTGGATCGAGCCCGTAAAACGGCTCGTCCATGATGACGAAGTCCGGTTCGTGCAACAGGGCGGCGATGAACTGGATCTTCTGCTGCATTCCCTTGGAAAGCTCTTCCACCTTGCTTTGCAGTTTCTCCGCAATCTCCAGCCGCTCGCACCATGCGATGGCCTTCTTCCGGGCGACGGCAGCGTTCATGCCGTGCAGTTCGCCCAGAAACACCAACTGGTCCACGATCTTCATCTTCTTATAGAGCCCGCGCTCTTCGGGAAGATAGCCGATGTTGTGCAGGCTGGTGCGCTCAAACGGCTTGCCGAAAACGCTTATGCTGCCGCTGTCCGGCGCGGTGATGCCGATCATCATGCGGATGGTGCTGGTCTTACCCGCGCCGTTGGGGCCCAGCAGCCCAAATACGGCGCCTTCGCCAATACTGAACGAAAGGTTGTCCACGGCCACAAACTGGTCGTAGGTCTTGCGGACCTGGCTGAGTTCAATGGTGTTCATGAGGAAAGAATTGGCTCCTGAAACGATACGCAGGACGTGGCGTTCAGGTTACATGATTTCCAGATAATGATCTATCCAGCCGCGAACGCGGAAGCGGCGCTCGTCGGAAGGATCAAAGCGCAGGCCGTAGGTTTTTTCGTTCTCGCGCTTCCAGCAGATGAAAGCCCGCAGCACCAGCCGGGGAAGCCCGGGCAGGGTCAGGGTGACTTTGACCGGGTCGGTGGACGAGAGATTCGCCGGGCAGCGCACGGACAGCCCGCCGGAACTGATGTCCATGGTCACGGCAGCCGCGCTGCCAGAGCCGCCTTCAATCACCGTCTCAGAAATTACCGGGACGCGCACGTAACGGCGCAACTCGTGCAGCACCAGCAGGTGCGTGGAGCGGACAACTTTCAACACGCTCTGCCGGTCCAGAGGCTCGTCCAGGATGGCATTCACGCCGAAGTTGGAATGCAGCAGCGCTTCATGGGCGCTGCGCGCGATGCCGTAAATCACCATGCGGCGGTTGGAGGTGGAGTTGCGCGCGGCACTGAGGATGCGCTCGGCTTCGGGATCGTAAAGCCGCAGCACGCAGGCTTCAAACTTCTGGTGGCCAAACATTTCCGCGGCGTCTCCGGGCACGGCGACAATTTGAATTCCGAACTGGCGGAAACAATCGTGCAGGAAAGCGTTGCAGACGTTGTCAATATGGACGCTGGCGGCGCGGGCGATAATCTTCCCGGGGATCGGTGTGGCGCTGCTCATGGGACCCTATACCTGTTCTACCTGGATGCGGACAATTCCTTCTTGGTGGAGGCGGCGGCAATCCGGTTGCGGCCCTCCTGTTTGGCCACGTACATGGCAGCGTCAGCGGCGGCCACCACTTCGTCGCGGGTAATACCGTGGGTCGGGTAATCGGCAACGCCGCAGCTGATGGTCACCGGCCGCGGCACCCCGGGAAAATGATGGTTGGCGATCTGGCGGCGCAGCTTGTCCGCCACGCGCATGGCGTTTTCTCCGGTGGTCTCCGGCACAATGATGGCGAACTCTTCTCCGCCGTAGCGGCACACCAGGTCCACCTTGCGCAGTTGCTGCTTCAGCAGCATGGAGACGGAGCGCAGCACTTCGTCGCCCAGCAGATGGCCGAATTCATCGTTCAAACGCTTGAAATTATCAATGTCCGCCATGATCACGGACATGCGGCCCTGGAAGCGCGCGGCGCGCTCGAGTTCTTCCACAATCCGCATTTCAAAGAAGCGGCGATTGTGGATTCCGGTGAGCCCGTCCACGTAGGCCAGTTGCTTCATGCGGTCAAAATAGCTGGCGT
The Terriglobia bacterium genome window above contains:
- the ruvX gene encoding Holliday junction resolvase RuvX, which encodes MPSPGRILAIDFGLRRMGLAVSDLLGITAQGIDTLERKNKRSDFARLERVLREYQVQEIVLGNPLRMSGEEGRQSQKVAEFAEELRKKFQLPVHLFDERLTSAEANRLLREADLSIEKRAKAVDRMAAVLILQAFLQSRASAE
- a CDS encoding lysophospholipid acyltransferase family protein codes for the protein MEPVAQTAEQEIRSENATRSFSWRERLSLFLITWVGYLLIRLVGPTLRYTFIPEPGCLANDHGPTALSIWSFWHRCVIPAAYRFRNQKIAVMTSRSYDGEYIARIIHKLGFRAVRGSSSRGAVGALMGMRRQLEQGHTVAFTIDGPRGPRYVAKPGPVLLAKKTGTPIGCFYIALERAWILKSWDRMMIPKPFSRAMFFASSPIIVPPDASDEQMAAFHQQMQETLERCRLKAEEAVSNQQSAVSG
- a CDS encoding ABC transporter permease: MRNVWIIAKREYLERVRAKSFLIMTILIPALMIGVSVVPSLIATRSSGGTKKIVLVTADPQTGAILREELLDLNKPKKEADMPGGQRGPLTTTHYDVTVETDVSDASRRAFTEKVKAKQLDGVIWASDEALASRKFDYITLNVSSFIDTSILERAISVGVRRQMLKGKGLTDADIQNALKPVDLAAISPEGKDKPDPQKLFLTVLALVMVLYMTILLYGVNVMRAILEEKTSRVMEVMLSTATSQQMMTGKILGVSAVGLTQVGIWSVVAGALPLLVASSAGTFSGVLSTKLLVYFAVYFLLGFALYSTLCAAIGAMVNSEQEAQQLQIVVMMPLILAVIIMVNIIQYPSSPLAFWASLFPFTSPLIMLTRLALQPPHTWEIALSIALLVAAVFGCAWLCGRIYRVGILMYGKKPTLPEILKWIKYA
- a CDS encoding ATP-binding cassette domain-containing protein, translating into MNTIELSQVRKTYDQFVAVDNLSFSIGEGAVFGLLGPNGAGKTSTIRMMIGITAPDSGSISVFGKPFERTSLHNIGYLPEERGLYKKMKIVDQLVFLGELHGMNAAVARKKAIAWCERLEIAEKLQSKVEELSKGMQQKIQFIAALLHEPDFVIMDEPFYGLDPVNAGLLKDVLMDLKKSGKTILFSTHRMDQVERLCDSICLIDKGRPVLQGELKEVKSRYGKRNVQIQYEGGGGFLQNKALVASCDDYGNYVEVKLAPGADPQDLLRLALERVRVNRFELMEPSMEEIFKEVVGKTDA
- a CDS encoding PilZ domain-containing protein; translated protein: MSSATPIPGKIIARAASVHIDNVCNAFLHDCFRQFGIQIVAVPGDAAEMFGHQKFEACVLRLYDPEAERILSAARNSTSNRRMVIYGIARSAHEALLHSNFGVNAILDEPLDRQSVLKVVRSTHLLVLHELRRYVRVPVISETVIEGGSGSAAAVTMDISSGGLSVRCPANLSSTDPVKVTLTLPGLPRLVLRAFICWKRENEKTYGLRFDPSDERRFRVRGWIDHYLEIM